The following is a genomic window from Chlorocebus sabaeus isolate Y175 chromosome 24, mChlSab1.0.hap1, whole genome shotgun sequence.
gcgggcagatcacctgaggttgggagtttgagaccagcctgaccaacatggagaaatcccatctctactaaaaatacaaaattagccaggcgtggtggtgcatgcctgtaatcccagctactcaggaggctgaggcaggagaatcgcttgaactcagaaggcggagattgcagtgagccgagatcgcaccatttcactttaccctgggcaacaagagcaaaactctgtctcaaaaaaaaaaaaaaaaaaaaaaaaaaaaaaaaaaaaaaaaaaaattatcttttaacaaTTTATCTCATGTAACACTTTTATGTAAAGTTTGACAATGTCCTAATATCATGGTGTATATCAGCCATTTCCAGAAAGGTAGCAGGATACTGAGGAGCCATCTGTTCATGGAACTTCTTTCTataccaaatatatttttcattaggAAACTATGAGTTAACATGGCTTTCAAAAGTTTATAAAAAGTATGCTAATCCAGAATGTTAGGTAGGTTAAAGTGTTTTAAACATCTAGATTCAAAAGGAAGAGATATTTATGTTGAGTATGGCAGCTAAGATTTCCCCCTTTCTTTTAGCAACAGCTATCTCACAGTGTAATGTAATCCAGTTATTTTTTGGCACCATATCAGAAGCAGTTGCATTTCAGGAAGATGAGGTGTCAGTGCTGTAGATTTACCTCTGATAAGCCTTCAATATAAGTCAGACATAAAACCACACAGATTGAAAAGCACATAAAGTGGCTTTAAGAGCAACTTGATAGTCTCAGGAACAACAGTGAAAGAAATGAGTTTTCTCCTAATGAATACTACAAAATACTAAGAAATACTACTGAAGTTactacagtgatttttttttcataaggaaaaaacagaaaaacactgaaaagtaaAGGTCTCATTTAACCTTAAAGAAATCACAGCTTCCTGCTAGAGGTACTCATGGTCAGGAGAAATTAAAAATTGACTTATAACTACATTTACACATGTTCCATTCTTCTGCAgcattcaaaatttttaatatgGATACAGATGTAATGTTTATCCTCCTAGTACAAAGCCAAGATTATAGCCAGATGGAAATCAGGTTTATCACCTCCCAACATTTGGCTCCCAACACTCTGCTAAAGCAATATCACTTTAAATGTGGACTGAGAACCCAGAGTCCTAGTGCAGGCTCAAATGTAGCCCTGTGGTATGATCTAAAAGCTATATTGGCTGGGTAcagtagtggctcacacctataatcccaccactttgggaggccgaggcaggtggatcacctgaggtcaggagtttgagacaagcctggccaacatggtgaaaccccgtctctacaaaaatacaaaaaattagccgggtgtagtggcagatgcctgtaatcccagctacttgggaggctgaggcaggaggattgcttgaacctgggaggcggaggttgcaatgagccgagatcacgccactacactccaacctgggcaacaagagtgaaactccgtctcaaataaataaataaataaatacataaataaataaatgccatatTATTGTCTTCCTGAATAACAGCTACTTATAACATAAACAGATCAAGGAGATTTTACCATATGCATTACAATAAAGCACACTTCAAAAGTATAGTCATGAAAGTACATACTTGAcctatattttgaaaattcatggACAAGTCCtactttccagaaagaaaaagctCATAAATGTAGTACTGTACTAAGCCATAGAGTTTACTGGAAAACCTAGGATGATTACAGAATCATTCTGGCCCTTAACCTGGAAGCCATGCAAAGAAAGTTCCAGTAAAATACCATGCTGACACTGCAGGCACCTTTAAAGACAAGTTTCTAGGAAAGTTGGGCATTTGACAGGAAGGGAAAACAAGGTAGGAAAGTACTGTGGATCTTCCCAACTATTAATAGTATCATTTCATTAAAATTGGACAGTCTCACCccctttttttattgttgttctagATATATACCCATCACCCCCCtttcttacacatacacacactgacaTCTTTTAACTGTATTCTCCATTTAATAGTGTTGGAcatagaggctgggtgcagtggctcacacctataatcccagcactttgggaggctgaggcgggtggatcatttgaggccaggagtttgagaccagcctggccaacatagtgaaatcctgtctctactaaaaataaaaaaatgtagctgggcatggtggtacactcTTGTAATCCAAgttacataggaggctgaggcaggagaatcgcttgaaccgggggtgggggcagaggtttcagtgagccgagatcgcaccactgcactccagcctgggtgacagagcaagactccgtctcaaaaaaaaaaaaaaaaaaaaaattagcgttGGATGTAGATAATCTTCATATAGcatgaaaatacaatatatgttttataagtgGTCTTCAAAATGTTCTATCTGTTGAGATAATCTCTTTGGATAATGAAGCTCTTACTCCTTGTCCagcatttccattttcaaaagcaTCTCATGCACATGAACAGTACGTACTTACCATTCTCAAGTACGACATCCACAGCCACAGTTGTCAGGTCTTTAGTACAAGCAGCCTGAATGTCCTCAGTTGGGGCAATGAATGTGCTGAGTCCAGTCATTTTGTTGACATAAACCATTCTCCCCAGGGCTACATCGAAATGCTGCTGCCAATCCGAGCAACACGTGTTTGACTCTTCAGTTTCAGAACAAGCTCTTGCTTTAGATTCCTCACTTTGAAAACAAATTCCATTTTGGTCACCTGTGGCATCTTCTACCAGATTCATTAACATTCCACTGGGAGAGTCCGGACTTCCTGTGTGTTGTTCTGAAGCTCTGATAAGAACATCTGAATCTTTACTGGTAACTTTAGAATTATCATAGGGCAATACCAAAGGAGTTTCTGATATCACACAGTTCTCTGTTGTATTGCTGTTAGAAtgtgttttactatttttattaaaggAATTATCCTGTGTGGCAGAATCTGATGTTGGGATGACACCATTCTCTGTTTTTTcatgctcatttttaaataacatacaaaaatcttgTGTTAACACACTGCACAACTTGCTCTCTTTCCTACTGGAATCTGAATTTGGAAGTTCATTAAAACGACTCATCATCTCCATTGTTTGAGTTTCTCTTTCGGAACCCTTCCGTCTGGATAATTTAGAGGCTAGTGATTCAGATGACTTCTCAAGGTCCAAAGGTTTTCTATTAAAGAGAGATAACTCCTTCAGGGTCATAGGGCTTTCTCTCAAACTAGGCATCTGTTCTAAACAATATTCATCCTTGGAGAATGGAAGCTTCTCTGAGTCAAGGATGTGGCTTGCTGGTTGGCAACTACTATCTGAATCACTATGCTTCATAGTAGTGATTTTACAAACATCAGAGTTGTCTAAGCAGTTCTTGTTCTTCAGCAGAATGTCAGGTTCAACTTGAGGACTGAGATTGGTAGTGACTCCGTTACTTTCCTCTACTTCTGTATCCAGAGGATTTTCAACCTTCCCATATTGCCTCTTAAACTTCTCTAAAGATCCTAGCTGTGAACTCAAGCTTAGCTTCTTACGGACGATTGGTTTGGAGGAACCAATTAATTTATCAGTTTTCCTACTATCATTTGAAACGTGTCTATACCAGGGGAAAGAGGGGGATGTATCAGATAATATGCAACCTGTTTGTGATTTTTTGCTATCTTGCTGAAAAGTAGAAAACTTTGCATAAGTTGCTGTAGGTTCATTCTCTAGCCCACAACTTATATTTGTTCTGCAAAGTTTTTTGTTGGGCAATTGACCAGATTCTCTACTTAAAGTGCCGGCTAAATCTTTGAGGTCTAGAGTTTCAACTGAATGACGTGTTCTATTTCCAAATGTTTCTTGGGTACGTGTGGGACCAGgtctaacataatttttaaatgcatgttcTGTTTCAATTgatttagttttctcattttgtacTATATGAGTTATAAAGCCAGTGGAACATAATTTAACTCGTCCGTAACTAAAAACATTTCTTCTTCCACAATTGgtaggctctttttttttctccttctctgtctgAGCACTATGTACTCCCAATAATGTTGTTGCAAAAGGCAGAGGCTGGCATCCCACTTCAGTAGCATCTTTAAATCTCTCTGGTTgattctgaattctattatttttcatgACGTTGGCAGCCATCTCATTAACAGTAGtactttctttccatatttctaGATCCTCCCCACTCTCTTCAAAGTGACATGGTGTCTGAAAAGGGCTTAAAAACATTTCTGAACTGGTTCCACATGGGTTTTCTAAAGAGCTATGTTGCAGGCAAGATTTTTtatgtttctcattttctcctgcttCTGATGCTACAATTGTCTCTTGTTCTAACATCTTTGATTCTGAGCAAGAgttgtctttgttttgtaaagatgGCTCTGTCATTTTGCTATGGCCTGGACCACCTGAttcataaatgtataaaaatgcatcatttgtattttttctgataGCTTCTAAATCCCTAGAATTCTGTGTGCTTATGTTTTCTGCAGTAGCTTTTCTTTTCACAGCTTTTGATTGTAAATTAAACATCTCATAGGaatctaaaatattattacatGCTTCCTGGAAACTGCCCTGGTTACTCTTCTCATCGGAAGTCACACGCTTCTGAAGAGTAGcatcaaataaattaaaaccatTATCTTCACTAAATTCCTTAATATCCTCACCTGATAATtccacaaataatttttcttgctttaaaaacattttcactcCTTCCTGAATGCAAAACAAGAGAGTGTCCCAGTTCTGAAACTCAATCAGAGTTTTGGCTGGCTCCATGCACACATCATACTCACAGAATTGGCACTGCACATTAATTACATATATGCCATAGAGTTCTGGGGTAGACCGATGCCGAAGATTTGAATTCATTTGCCTACTGGTGGAACCGTTCTTTGGCTTGCATATAATACTCTCTTTCCTTAATAAAAAGTCAATGAGTTTATGTAGCTTTGTCCT
Proteins encoded in this region:
- the MLH3 gene encoding DNA mismatch repair protein Mlh3 isoform X7; its protein translation is MIKCLSVEVQAKLRSGLAISSLGQCVEELALNSIDAEAKCVAVRVNMETFQVQVIDNGFGMGSDDVEKVGNRYFTSKCHSVQDLENPRFYGFRGEALANIADMASAVEISSKKNRTMKTFVKLFQSGKALKACEADVTRPSAGTTVTVYNLFYQLPVRRKCMDPRLEFEKVRQRIEALSLMHPSISFSLRNDVSGSMVLQLPKTKDVCSRFCQIYGLGKSQKLREISFKYKQFELSGYISSEAHYNKNMQFLFVNKRLVLRTKLHKLIDFLLRKESIICKPKNGSTSRQMNSNLRHRSTPELYGIYVINVQCQFCEYDVCMEPAKTLIEFQNWDTLLFCIQEGVKMFLKQEKLFVELSGEDIKEFSEDNGFNLFDATLQKRVTSDEKSNQGSFQEACNNILDSYEMFNLQSKAVKRKATAENISTQNSRDLEAIRKNTNDAFLYIYESGGPGHSKMTEPSLQNKDNSCSESKMLEQETIVASEAGENEKHKKSCLQHSSLENPCGTSSEMFLSPFQTPCHFEESGEDLEIWKESTTVNEMAANVMKNNRIQNQPERFKDATEVGCQPLPFATTLLGVHSAQTEKEKKKEPTNCGRRNVFSYGRVKLCSTGFITHIVQNEKTKSIETEHAFKNYVRPGPTRTQETFGNRTRHSVETLDLKDLAGTLSRESGQLPNKKLCRTNISCGLENEPTATYAKFSTFQQDSKKSQTGCILSDTSPSFPWYRHVSNDSRKTDKLIGSSKPIVRKKLSLSSQLGSLEKFKRQYGKVENPLDTEVEESNGVTTNLSPQVEPDILLKNKNCLDNSDVCKITTMKHSDSDSSCQPASHILDSEKLPFSKDEYCLEQMPSLRESPMTLKELSLFNRKPLDLEKSSESLASKLSRRKGSERETQTMEMMSRFNELPNSDSSRKESKLCSVLTQDFCMLFKNEHEKTENGVIPTSDSATQDNSFNKNSKTHSNSNTTENCVISETPLVLPYDNSKVTSKDSDVLIRASEQHTGSPDSPSGMLMNLVEDATGDQNGICFQSEESKARACSETEESNTCCSDWQQHFDVALGRMVYVNKMTGLSTFIAPTEDIQAACTKDLTTVAVDVVLENGTQYRCHPFRSDLVLPFLPRARAERTVMRQDNRDTVDDTVSSESLQSLFSEWDNPVFARYPEVAVDVSSGQAESLAVKIHNILYPYRFTKEMIHSMQVLQQVDSKFIACLMSTKTEENGEAGGNLLVLVDQHAAHERIRLEQLIIDSYEKQQAQGSGRKKLLSSTLIPPLEITVTEEQRRLLWCYHKNLQDLGLELVFPDTSDSLVLVGKVPLCFVEREANELRRGRSTVTKSIVEEFIREQVELLQTTGGIQGTLPLTVQKVLASQACHGAIKFNDGLSLQESCRLIETLSSCQLPFQCAHGRPSMLPLADIDHLEQEKQIKPNLAKLRKMAQAWRLFGKAECDTTQSLQQSMPPCEPP
- the MLH3 gene encoding DNA mismatch repair protein Mlh3 isoform X8, translated to MIKCLSVEVQAKLRSGLAISSLGQCVEELALNSIDAEAKCVAVRVNMETFQVQVIDNGFGMGSDDVEKVGNRYFTSKCHSVQDLENPRFYGFRGEALANIADMASAVEISSKKNRTMKTFVKLFQSGKALKACEADVTRPSAGTTVTVYNLFYQLPVRRKCMDPRLEFEKVRQRIEALSLMHPSISFSLRNDVSGSMVLQLPKTKDVCSRFCQIYGLGKSQKLREISFKYKQFELSGYISSEAHYNKNMQFLFVNKRLVLRTKLHKLIDFLLRKESIICKPKNGSTSRQMNSNLRHRSTPELYGIYVINVQCQFCEYDVCMEPAKTLIEFQNWDTLLFCIQEGVKMFLKQEKLFVELSGEDIKEFSEDNGFNLFDATLQKRVTSDEKSNQGSFQEACNNILDSYEMFNLQSKAVKRKATAENISTQNSRDLEAIRKNTNDAFLYIYESGGPGHSKMTEPSLQNKDNSCSESKMLEQETIVASEAGENEKHKKSCLQHSSLENPCGTSSEMFLSPFQTPCHFEESGEDLEIWKESTTVNEMAANVMKNNRIQNQPERFKDATEVGCQPLPFATTLLGVHSAQTEKEKKKEPTNCGRRNVFSYGRVKLCSTGFITHIVQNEKTKSIETEHAFKNYVRPGPTRTQETFGNRTRHSVETLDLKDLAGTLSRESGQLPNKKLCRTNISCGLENEPTATYAKFSTFQQDSKKSQTGCILSDTSPSFPWYRHVSNDSRKTDKLIGSSKPIVRKKLSLSSQLGSLEKFKRQYGKVENPLDTEVEESNGVTTNLSPQVEPDILLKNKNCLDNSDVCKITTMKHSDSDSSCQPASHILDSEKLPFSKDEYCLEQMPSLRESPMTLKELSLFNRKPLDLEKSSESLASKLSRRKGSERETQTMEMMSRFNELPNSDSSRKESKLCSVLTQDFCMLFKNEHEKTENGVIPTSDSATQDNSFNKNSKTHSNSNTTENCVISETPLVLPYDNSKVTSKDSDVLIRASEQHTGSPDSPSGMLMNLVEDATGDQNGICFQSEESKARACSETEESNTCCSDWQQHFDVALGRMVYVNKMTGLSTFIAPTEDIQAACTKDLTTVAVDVVLENGTQYRCHPFRSDLVLPFLPRARAERTVMRQDNRDTVDDTVSSESLQSLFSEWDNPVFARYPEVAVDVSSGQAESLAVKIHNILYPYRFTKEMIHSMQVLQQVDSKFIACLMSTKTEENGEADSYEKQQAQGSGRKKLLSSTLIPPLEITVTEEQRRLLWCYHKNLQDLGLELVFPDTSDSLVLVGKVPLCFVEREANELRRGRSTVTKSIVEEFIREQVELLQTTGGIQGTLPLTVQKVLASQACHGAIKFNDGLSLQESCRLIETLSSCQLPFQCAHGRPSMLPLADIDHLEQEKQIKPNLAKLRKMAQAWRLFGKAECDTTQSLQQSMPPCEPP
- the MLH3 gene encoding DNA mismatch repair protein Mlh3 isoform X10, which produces MLVDSHVHEPQDPRCARRRPRRLVSENWLSWTRGKLKIKFRQPHAIIIITKAIISSQRRKPLLGILTIFLPTMIKCLSVEVQAKLRSGLAISSLGQCVEELALNSIDAEAKCVAVRVNMETFQVQVIDNGFGMGSDDVEKVGNRYFTSKCHSVQDLENPRFYGFRGEALANIADMASAVEISSKKNRTMKTFVKLFQSGKALKACEADVTRPSAGTTVTVYNLFYQLPVRRKCMDPRLEFEKVRQRIEALSLMHPSISFSLRNDVSGSMVLQLPKTKDVCSRFCQIYGLGKSQKLREISFKYKQFELSGYISSEAHYNKNMQFLFVNKRLVLRTKLHKLIDFLLRKESIICKPKNGSTSRQMNSNLRHRSTPELYGIYVINVQCQFCEYDVCMEPAKTLIEFQNWDTLLFCIQEGVKMFLKQEKLFVELSGEDIKEFSEDNGFNLFDATLQKRVTSDEKSNQGSFQEACNNILDSYEMFNLQSKAVKRKATAENISTQNSRDLEAIRKNTNDAFLYIYESGGPGHSKMTEPSLQNKDNSCSESKMLEQETIVASEAGENEKHKKSCLQHSSLENPCGTSSEMFLSPFQTPCHFEESGEDLEIWKESTTVNEMAANVMKNNRIQNQPERFKDATEVGCQPLPFATTLLGVHSAQTEKEKKKEPTNCGRRNVFSYGRVKLCSTGFITHIVQNEKTKSIETEHAFKNYVRPGPTRTQETFGNRTRHSVETLDLKDLAGTLSRESGQLPNKKLCRTNISCGLENEPTATYAKFSTFQQDSKKSQTGCILSDTSPSFPWYRHVSNDSRKTDKLIGSSKPIVRKKLSLSSQLGSLEKFKRQYGKVENPLDTEVEESNGVTTNLSPQVEPDILLKNKNCLDNSDVCKITTMKHSDSDSSCQPASHILDSEKLPFSKDEYCLEQMPSLRESPMTLKELSLFNRKPLDLEKSSESLASKLSRRKGSERETQTMEMMSRFNELPNSDSSRKESKLCSVLTQDFCMLFKNEHEKTENGVIPTSDSATQDNSFNKNSKTHSNSNTTENCVISETPLVLPYDNSKVTSKDSDVLIRASEQHTGSPDSPSGMLMNLVEDATGDQNGICFQSEESKARACSETEESNTCCSDWQQHFDVALGRMVYVNKMTGLSTFIAPTEDIQAACTKDLTTVAVDVVLENGTQYRCHPFRSDLVLPFLPRARAERTVMRQDNRDTVDDTVSSESLQSLFSEWDNPVFARYPEVAVDVSSGQAESLAVKIHNILYPYRFTKEMIHSMQVETCSCWWISTLPMSVSVWSSLSLIPMRSNRHKALVGKNYCLLL
- the MLH3 gene encoding DNA mismatch repair protein Mlh3 isoform X9, producing the protein MLVDSHVHEPQDPRCARRRPRRLVSENWLSWTRGKLKIKFRQPHAIIIITKAIISSQRRKPLLGILTIFLPTMIKCLSVEVQAKLRSGLAISSLGQCVEELALNSIDAEAKCVAVRVNMETFQVQVIDNGFGMGSDDVEKVGNRYFTSKCHSVQDLENPRFYGFRGEALANIADMASAVEISSKKNRTMKTFVKLFQSGKALKACEADVTRPSAGTTVTVYNLFYQLPVRRKCMDPRLEFEKVRQRIEALSLMHPSISFSLRNDVSGSMVLQLPKTKDVCSRFCQIYGLGKSQKLREISFKYKQFELSGYISSEAHYNKNMQFLFVNKRLVLRTKLHKLIDFLLRKESIICKPKNGSTSRQMNSNLRHRSTPELYGIYVINVQCQFCEYDVCMEPAKTLIEFQNWDTLLFCIQEGVKMFLKQEKLFVELSGEDIKEFSEDNGFNLFDATLQKRVTSDEKSNQGSFQEACNNILDSYEMFNLQSKAVKRKATAENISTQNSRDLEAIRKNTNDAFLYIYESGGPGHSKMTEPSLQNKDNSCSESKMLEQETIVASEAGENEKHKKSCLQHSSLENPCGTSSEMFLSPFQTPCHFEESGEDLEIWKESTTVNEMAANVMKNNRIQNQPERFKDATEVGCQPLPFATTLLGVHSAQTEKEKKKEPTNCGRRNVFSYGRVKLCSTGFITHIVQNEKTKSIETEHAFKNYVRPGPTRTQETFGNRTRHSVETLDLKDLAGTLSRESGQLPNKKLCRTNISCGLENEPTATYAKFSTFQQDSKKSQTGCILSDTSPSFPWYRHVSNDSRKTDKLIGSSKPIVRKKLSLSSQLGSLEKFKRQYGKVENPLDTEVEESNGVTTNLSPQVEPDILLKNKNCLDNSDVCKITTMKHSDSDSSCQPASHILDSEKLPFSKDEYCLEQMPSLRESPMTLKELSLFNRKPLDLEKSSESLASKLSRRKGSERETQTMEMMSRFNELPNSDSSRKESKLCSVLTQDFCMLFKNEHEKTENGVIPTSDSATQDNSFNKNSKTHSNSNTTENCVISETPLVLPYDNSKVTSKDSDVLIRASEQHTGSPDSPSGMLMNLVEDATGDQNGICFQSEESKARACSETEESNTCCSDWQQHFDVALGRMVYVNKMTGLSTFIAPTEDIQAACTKDLTTVAVDVVLENGTQYRCHPFRSDLVLPFLPRARAERTVMRQDNRDTVDDTVSSESLQSLFSEWDNPVFARYPEVAVDVSSGQAESLAVKIHNILYPYRFTKEMIHSMQVLQQVDSKFIACLMSTKTEENGEAGGNLLVLVDQHAAHERIRLEQLIIDSYEKQQAQGSGRKKLLSSTLIPPLEITVTEEQRRLLWLSF
- the MLH3 gene encoding DNA mismatch repair protein Mlh3 isoform X11, which translates into the protein MLVDSHVHEPQDPRCARRRPRRLVSENWLSWTRGKLKIKFRQPHAIIIITKAIISSQRRKPLLGILTIFLPTMIKCLSVEVQAKLRSGLAISSLGQCVEELALNSIDAEAKCVAVRVNMETFQVQVIDNGFGMGSDDVEKVGNRYFTSKCHSVQDLENPRFYGFRGEALANIADMASAVEISSKKNRTMKTFVKLFQSGKALKACEADVTRPSAGTTVTVYNLFYQLPVRRKCMDPRLEFEKVRQRIEALSLMHPSISFSLRNDVSGSMVLQLPKTKDVCSRFCQIYGLGKSQKLREISFKYKQFELSGYISSEAHYNKNMQFLFVNKRLVLRTKLHKLIDFLLRKESIICKPKNGSTSRQMNSNLRHRSTPELYGIYVINVQCQFCEYDVCMEPAKTLIEFQNWDTLLFCIQEGVKMFLKQEKLFVELSGEDIKEFSEDNGFNLFDATLQKRVTSDEKSNQGSFQEACNNILDSYEMFNLQSKAVKRKATAENISTQNSRDLEAIRKNTNDAFLYIYESGGPGHSKMTEPSLQNKDNSCSESKMLEQETIVASEAGENEKHKKSCLQHSSLENPCGTSSEMFLSPFQTPCHFEESGEDLEIWKESTTVNEMAANVMKNNRIQNQPERFKDATEVGCQPLPFATTLLGVHSAQTEKEKKKEPTNCGRRNVFSYGRVKLCSTGFITHIVQNEKTKSIETEHAFKNYVRPGPTRTQETFGNRTRHSVETLDLKDLAGTLSRESGQLPNKKLCRTNISCGLENEPTATYAKFSTFQQDSKKSQTGCILSDTSPSFPWYRHVSNDSRKTDKLIGSSKPIVRKKLSLSSQLGSLEKFKRQYGKVENPLDTEVEESNGVTTNLSPQVEPDILLKNKNCLDNSDVCKITTMKHSDSDSSCQPASHILDSEKLPFSKDEYCLEQMPSLRESPMTLKELSLFNRKPLDLEKSSESLASKLSRRKGSERETQTMEMMSRFNELPNSDSSRKESKLCSVLTQDFCMLFKNEHEKTENGVIPTSDSATQDNSFNKNSKTHSNSNTTENCVISETPLVLPYDNSKVTSKDSDVLIRASEQHTGSPDSPSGMLMNLVEDATGDQNGICFQSEESKARACSETEESNTCCSDWQQHFDVALGRMVYVNKMTGLSTFIAPTEDIQAACTKDLTTVAVDVVLENGTQYRCHPFRSDLVLPFLPRARAERTVMRQDNRDTVDDTVSSESLQSLFSEWDNPVFARYPESF
- the MLH3 gene encoding DNA mismatch repair protein Mlh3 isoform X1, which codes for MLVDSHVHEPQDPRCARRRPRRLVSENWLSWTRGKLKIKFRQPHAIIIITKAIISSQRRKPLLGILTIFLPTMIKCLSVEVQAKLRSGLAISSLGQCVEELALNSIDAEAKCVAVRVNMETFQVQVIDNGFGMGSDDVEKVGNRYFTSKCHSVQDLENPRFYGFRGEALANIADMASAVEISSKKNRTMKTFVKLFQSGKALKACEADVTRPSAGTTVTVYNLFYQLPVRRKCMDPRLEFEKVRQRIEALSLMHPSISFSLRNDVSGSMVLQLPKTKDVCSRFCQIYGLGKSQKLREISFKYKQFELSGYISSEAHYNKNMQFLFVNKRLVLRTKLHKLIDFLLRKESIICKPKNGSTSRQMNSNLRHRSTPELYGIYVINVQCQFCEYDVCMEPAKTLIEFQNWDTLLFCIQEGVKMFLKQEKLFVELSGEDIKEFSEDNGFNLFDATLQKRVTSDEKSNQGSFQEACNNILDSYEMFNLQSKAVKRKATAENISTQNSRDLEAIRKNTNDAFLYIYESGGPGHSKMTEPSLQNKDNSCSESKMLEQETIVASEAGENEKHKKSCLQHSSLENPCGTSSEMFLSPFQTPCHFEESGEDLEIWKESTTVNEMAANVMKNNRIQNQPERFKDATEVGCQPLPFATTLLGVHSAQTEKEKKKEPTNCGRRNVFSYGRVKLCSTGFITHIVQNEKTKSIETEHAFKNYVRPGPTRTQETFGNRTRHSVETLDLKDLAGTLSRESGQLPNKKLCRTNISCGLENEPTATYAKFSTFQQDSKKSQTGCILSDTSPSFPWYRHVSNDSRKTDKLIGSSKPIVRKKLSLSSQLGSLEKFKRQYGKVENPLDTEVEESNGVTTNLSPQVEPDILLKNKNCLDNSDVCKITTMKHSDSDSSCQPASHILDSEKLPFSKDEYCLEQMPSLRESPMTLKELSLFNRKPLDLEKSSESLASKLSRRKGSERETQTMEMMSRFNELPNSDSSRKESKLCSVLTQDFCMLFKNEHEKTENGVIPTSDSATQDNSFNKNSKTHSNSNTTENCVISETPLVLPYDNSKVTSKDSDVLIRASEQHTGSPDSPSGMLMNLVEDATGDQNGICFQSEESKARACSETEESNTCCSDWQQHFDVALGRMVYVNKMTGLSTFIAPTEDIQAACTKDLTTVAVDVVLENGTQYRCHPFRSDLVLPFLPRARAERTVMRQDNRDTVDDTVSSESLQSLFSEWDNPVFARYPEVAVDVSSGQAESLAVKIHNILYPYRFTKEMIHSMQVLQQVDSKFIACLMSTKTEENGEAGGNLLVLVDQHAAHERIRLEQLIIDSYEKQQAQGSGRKKLLSSTLIPPLEITVTEEQRRLLWCYHKNLQDLGLELVFPDTSDSLVLVGKVPLCFVEREANELRRGRSTVTKSIVEEFIREQVELLQTTGGIQGTLPLTVQKVLASQACHGAIKFNDGLSLQESCRLIETLSSCQLPFQCAHGRPSMLPLADIDHLEQEKQIKPNLAKLRKMAQAWRLFGKAECDTTQSLQQSMPPCEPP
- the MLH3 gene encoding DNA mismatch repair protein Mlh3 isoform X3, with the translated sequence MLVDSHVHEPQDPRCARRRPRRLVSENWLSWTRGKLKIKFRQPHAIIIITKAIISSQRRKPLLGILTIFLPTMIKCLSVEVQAKLRSGLAISSLGQCVEELALNSIDAEAKCVAVRVNMETFQVQVIDNGFGMGSDDVEKVGNRYFTSKCHSVQDLENPRFYGFRGEALANIADMASAVEISSKKNRTMKTFVKLFQSGKALKACEADVTRPSAGTTVTVYNLFYQLPVRRKCMDPRLEFEKVRQRIEALSLMHPSISFSLRNDVSGSMVLQLPKTKDVCSRFCQIYGLGKSQKLREISFKYKQFELSGYISSEAHYNKNMQFLFVNKRLVLRTKLHKLIDFLLRKESIICKPKNGSTSRQMNSNLRHRSTPELYGIYVINVQCQFCEYDVCMEPAKTLIEFQNWDTLLFCIQEGVKMFLKQEKLFVELSGEDIKEFSEDNGFNLFDATLQKRVTSDEKSNQGSFQEACNNILDSYEMFNLQSKAVKRKATAENISTQNSRDLEAIRKNTNDAFLYIYESGGPGHSKMTEPSLQNKDNSCSESKMLEQETIVASEAGENEKHKKSCLQHSSLENPCGTSSEMFLSPFQTPCHFEESGEDLEIWKESTTVNEMAANVMKNNRIQNQPERFKDATEVGCQPLPFATTLLGVHSAQTEKEKKKEPTNCGRRNVFSYGRVKLCSTGFITHIVQNEKTKSIETEHAFKNYVRPGPTRTQETFGNRTRHSVETLDLKDLAGTLSRESGQLPNKKLCRTNISCGLENEPTATYAKFSTFQQDSKKSQTGCILSDTSPSFPWYRHVSNDSRKTDKLIGSSKPIVRKKLSLSSQLGSLEKFKRQYGKVENPLDTEVEESNGVTTNLSPQVEPDILLKNKNCLDNSDVCKITTMKHSDSDSSCQPASHILDSEKLPFSKDEYCLEQMPSLRESPMTLKELSLFNRKPLDLEKSSESLASKLSRRKGSERETQTMEMMSRFNELPNSDSSRKESKLCSVLTQDFCMLFKNEHEKTENGVIPTSDSATQDNSFNKNSKTHSNSNTTENCVISETPLVLPYDNSKVTSKDSDVLIRASEQHTGSPDSPSGMLMNLVEDATGDQNGICFQSEESKARACSETEESNTCCSDWQQHFDVALGRMVYVNKMTGLSTFIAPTEDIQAACTKDLTTVAVDVVLENDTVDDTVSSESLQSLFSEWDNPVFARYPEVAVDVSSGQAESLAVKIHNILYPYRFTKEMIHSMQVLQQVDSKFIACLMSTKTEENGEAGGNLLVLVDQHAAHERIRLEQLIIDSYEKQQAQGSGRKKLLSSTLIPPLEITVTEEQRRLLWCYHKNLQDLGLELVFPDTSDSLVLVGKVPLCFVEREANELRRGRSTVTKSIVEEFIREQVELLQTTGGIQGTLPLTVQKVLASQACHGAIKFNDGLSLQESCRLIETLSSCQLPFQCAHGRPSMLPLADIDHLEQEKQIKPNLAKLRKMAQAWRLFGKAECDTTQSLQQSMPPCEPP